From a region of the Methylomonas rapida genome:
- a CDS encoding efflux RND transporter permease subunit — MITTRFIHRPVLSIVMAILTILIGLLSVTRLSVTQFPDIAPPEVTVTTKFIGANAEACVKAVVTPLERAINGVPGMAYMSSVSGNDGVSVIQIIFKAGVDPEVASVNVQNRVASVLDELPEEAIKAGVIVEKVQNSMLLYINILSNDPTLDEKFLYNFTDINVLRELKRIEGVGFADIMGAREYAMRVWLKPEKLLMYNISPTEVIEQLRAYNVEAAPGKIGESSGRDAQSMQYILKYSGKYNTVEDYENIVLSGTREGDILRLRDVAEVAFDSQDYDVLSKENGQPSAAIMLKQRPGSNAKEVIANIKATMEQIKADSFPPGMDYSLSYDVSKFLDASIHEVVKTLLEAFALVALVVFVFLQDLRSTLIPVVTVPVSLIGTFFFMHVMGFSLNLITLFALVLAIGIVIDDSIVVIEAVHAKLEQGNIGPKRATEQAMREISGAIVAITLVMSAVFLPVSFMEGAAGIFFRQFSLTMACAIVLSGITALTLTPALCAFFLKAMHHHETQQRTGLQKFFAGFNHWYNGLAGRYQTLIRLIANRRLITFGILLGFSFGAGLIGNRVPSGFIPQEDQGTIYANITTPSGATLERTEKVVDEVQRIASDMDAVESVSSLAGFSVLSDGTGAVYGMNLISLKDWQDRSVSDREVIKLLEEKTQHIKDGSIEFFTPPPVPGFGNSSGFEMRLLDKTGGSLENLQNVADAFVEELNKRPEISNAFTTFNTRFPQFLLHVDIDKAAQKGVTTENAMSTLQTLIGSEYATNFIRFGQMYRVMVQALPEYRAHPDDLLKLYIKNKEGHMVPFSAFLRVDKVYGPEQVTRYNMYTSAMINGQPAEGYSSGQAIEAIKQVAAQKLPKGFGYDWAGSSRDEANAGHQAIYIFLICLLFVYLLLAAQYESFLLPLPVILSLPIGIFGALCFLLLMGLENNIYAQIAMIMLIGILGKNAILIIEFAALKHKQGKSPFEAAIEGAVLRLRPILMTSFAFVAGLIPLMFASGAGEIGNNTLGSAAAGGMIFGTVFGVIVIPGLYVVFAGIADKHRRKDQTEKAPFTETF; from the coding sequence ATGATAACGACTAGATTCATCCATCGCCCGGTACTTTCCATCGTCATGGCCATTCTGACCATTTTGATTGGTTTGTTGTCGGTCACCCGACTTTCCGTCACGCAGTTTCCGGACATTGCGCCGCCGGAGGTCACCGTCACCACTAAGTTTATCGGCGCCAATGCCGAGGCGTGCGTCAAAGCCGTGGTCACGCCGCTGGAACGCGCCATCAACGGCGTGCCGGGTATGGCCTATATGTCTTCGGTTTCCGGCAACGACGGCGTCAGCGTCATTCAGATTATCTTCAAAGCGGGGGTCGATCCCGAAGTGGCGTCGGTCAACGTGCAAAACCGGGTAGCGTCGGTGTTGGACGAACTGCCCGAAGAAGCGATCAAAGCCGGGGTCATCGTCGAGAAAGTCCAAAACAGCATGCTGCTGTACATCAATATTCTCAGCAACGATCCGACTTTGGATGAAAAGTTTCTTTACAACTTTACCGATATCAATGTACTGAGGGAATTGAAACGCATCGAGGGCGTGGGCTTTGCCGACATCATGGGCGCCAGGGAATATGCGATGCGGGTTTGGCTAAAACCTGAAAAATTGCTGATGTACAACATTTCCCCGACCGAGGTGATCGAGCAATTGAGAGCCTACAACGTGGAAGCCGCGCCCGGCAAGATAGGCGAAAGCTCCGGACGGGATGCGCAATCCATGCAGTACATTTTGAAATATTCCGGCAAATACAATACCGTCGAAGACTATGAAAACATCGTCTTGAGCGGGACTCGCGAGGGCGATATTTTGAGATTAAGAGATGTCGCCGAAGTCGCTTTCGATTCGCAAGATTACGATGTGCTTTCCAAGGAAAACGGTCAGCCCTCGGCAGCCATCATGCTGAAACAGCGGCCCGGCAGCAATGCCAAGGAAGTCATCGCCAACATCAAGGCTACCATGGAACAGATAAAGGCCGATTCGTTTCCACCCGGCATGGACTATAGCCTGAGTTACGATGTGTCCAAATTTTTGGATGCCTCCATTCACGAAGTCGTCAAAACCTTGCTCGAAGCCTTTGCGTTGGTGGCCTTGGTAGTGTTTGTTTTTCTGCAGGACCTGCGGTCCACGCTGATTCCCGTCGTCACCGTGCCCGTTTCGCTGATAGGCACCTTTTTCTTCATGCATGTGATGGGATTTTCGTTGAATTTGATCACCTTGTTTGCACTGGTGCTGGCGATCGGTATCGTCATAGACGACTCCATCGTCGTGATTGAAGCGGTGCATGCCAAATTGGAACAAGGCAATATCGGCCCGAAACGGGCCACCGAGCAAGCCATGCGGGAAATCAGCGGTGCCATTGTCGCAATCACCTTAGTAATGTCGGCGGTGTTTTTGCCGGTTTCTTTCATGGAAGGGGCGGCTGGCATTTTTTTCCGGCAATTTTCGTTAACCATGGCGTGTGCCATCGTGCTTTCGGGTATCACCGCCTTGACACTGACCCCAGCTCTTTGTGCTTTTTTTCTGAAAGCCATGCATCACCACGAAACGCAGCAAAGAACCGGCCTGCAAAAATTCTTCGCGGGTTTCAATCACTGGTATAACGGCCTGGCCGGGCGTTATCAAACCCTGATCAGGCTGATCGCCAATCGCAGACTCATTACCTTTGGAATTTTACTCGGGTTCTCGTTCGGCGCGGGTTTGATCGGCAACCGGGTGCCTTCCGGCTTTATTCCGCAAGAAGATCAAGGCACTATTTACGCCAATATCACTACGCCGTCCGGCGCCACGCTGGAACGCACCGAAAAAGTGGTGGATGAAGTCCAGCGCATTGCGTCGGATATGGATGCGGTGGAGTCGGTATCCAGTTTGGCCGGATTCAGCGTGCTTTCGGACGGAACCGGGGCGGTTTATGGCATGAATCTGATCAGCTTGAAGGACTGGCAGGACAGAAGCGTATCCGATAGAGAGGTCATCAAACTGCTGGAAGAGAAGACTCAACATATCAAAGACGGCAGCATCGAGTTTTTTACGCCGCCGCCGGTGCCGGGTTTCGGTAACTCCAGTGGTTTTGAAATGCGCTTATTGGATAAGACCGGCGGCAGTCTGGAAAATTTGCAGAACGTAGCCGACGCCTTTGTCGAAGAACTCAACAAGCGCCCGGAAATCAGTAACGCGTTCACGACATTCAATACGCGATTTCCCCAATTTCTATTGCATGTCGATATCGATAAGGCCGCACAAAAAGGCGTGACCACCGAAAACGCCATGAGCACCTTGCAAACCTTGATCGGTAGCGAATACGCCACCAATTTCATCCGCTTCGGCCAGATGTACCGGGTCATGGTGCAAGCCTTGCCGGAATACCGCGCACACCCGGATGATTTGCTGAAACTCTACATCAAGAACAAAGAAGGGCACATGGTGCCGTTTTCGGCTTTTTTGCGCGTGGACAAAGTCTATGGCCCCGAGCAAGTGACCCGCTATAACATGTACACCTCGGCCATGATCAACGGCCAGCCGGCCGAAGGTTATAGTAGCGGTCAGGCCATTGAAGCCATCAAACAGGTGGCGGCGCAAAAATTGCCCAAAGGCTTTGGTTATGACTGGGCGGGTTCTTCGCGCGATGAGGCCAATGCCGGCCATCAGGCCATTTATATTTTTCTGATTTGCCTGTTGTTTGTCTACCTGCTGCTGGCCGCCCAATACGAGAGCTTCCTGTTGCCCTTGCCGGTGATCCTATCCTTGCCGATCGGCATCTTCGGCGCCTTATGCTTTTTGTTGCTGATGGGACTGGAAAACAATATCTACGCCCAGATCGCCATGATCATGTTGATCGGTATTCTGGGCAAAAACGCCATTTTGATCATCGAATTCGCCGCCTTGAAACACAAACAAGGCAAATCCCCGTTTGAAGCCGCCATCGAAGGCGCCGTTTTGCGTTTACGTCCCATCTTGATGACCTCGTTCGCCTTTGTCGCCGGTTTGATTCCGTTGATGTTCGCCTCGGGCGCCGGCGAAATCGGCAACAACACCCTGGGTTCGGCGGCAGCCGGCGGCATGATATTTGGTACCGTCTTCGGCGTCATCGTCATTCCGGGCTTATATGTGGTGTTTGCCGGCATCGCCGACAAACATCGGCGCAAGGATCAAACCGAAAAAGCGCCATTCACCGAGACATTCTGA
- a CDS encoding efflux RND transporter periplasmic adaptor subunit: protein MKISQLLLIASCLATVACSQEQEIDKKPERFQVTTPLIKDTPYTSEYVAEIQSVRYVEVRSKIKGFIEKNHVDEGQTVNKGQLLFTLSFSEFEKELQKAEADYKASLADLKAAEVELNNVKHLVDKNIVSKPELEVLQAKTNALKAKAEEAVAHKEQVALQLSFAQIKAPYDGIINRIPHKMGSLVEEGDMLTSISDNREIFAYFHLSEIDYLNYINSPEKDAKTVQLKLANNELYPHIGKIETIESEFDKETGNIAFRARFPNPDAILKHGANGKVIIDKVLKNALIIPQKSTFEIQDKLYVFVVDKDDTLKQRNIIPRMQLTDFYTVESGLSPNERIVFEGVESAKDGSKINPVPLDSATGMSSSSDQE from the coding sequence ATGAAAATTAGCCAACTATTACTGATTGCTTCGTGCTTGGCGACCGTGGCATGTAGCCAGGAACAAGAAATCGACAAAAAGCCAGAAAGGTTTCAGGTTACTACACCGCTAATCAAAGATACCCCGTACACCAGTGAATACGTGGCCGAGATTCAATCGGTCAGGTATGTCGAGGTCAGGAGCAAAATCAAGGGCTTCATAGAGAAAAACCATGTCGACGAAGGGCAGACCGTCAACAAGGGACAGTTATTGTTTACTTTGAGTTTTTCCGAATTCGAAAAGGAATTGCAAAAAGCCGAGGCCGATTACAAAGCGTCACTGGCCGATCTGAAAGCCGCCGAAGTCGAGTTGAATAACGTGAAACACCTGGTGGACAAAAACATCGTTTCCAAGCCAGAACTAGAGGTGTTGCAAGCCAAAACCAACGCATTAAAAGCCAAAGCCGAAGAGGCGGTCGCGCATAAAGAGCAGGTTGCATTACAACTTTCCTTTGCCCAAATCAAAGCACCTTACGACGGCATCATCAACCGTATTCCGCATAAGATGGGTAGTTTGGTGGAGGAAGGCGACATGCTGACCTCCATTTCGGACAATCGCGAGATATTCGCCTATTTCCATTTATCTGAAATCGATTACCTGAATTACATCAATAGTCCGGAAAAAGACGCCAAAACCGTCCAGCTCAAACTCGCCAACAATGAACTTTATCCACATATCGGCAAAATAGAAACCATAGAAAGCGAATTCGATAAAGAAACCGGCAATATCGCTTTCAGGGCGCGATTCCCTAATCCCGATGCGATTTTGAAGCATGGGGCAAACGGCAAAGTCATCATCGATAAAGTGCTGAAAAATGCGTTGATCATTCCGCAAAAATCCACGTTTGAAATTCAAGACAAACTTTATGTGTTTGTCGTCGACAAGGACGACACCTTAAAGCAACGCAATATCATTCCTCGCATGCAATTGACCGATTTTTACACGGTGGAATCCGGTTTATCCCCGAACGAAAGAATTGTGTTCGAAGGCGTCGAAAGCGCCAAAGATGGCAGCAAAATAAACCCTGTTCCGCTTGATTCAGCAACGGGAATGTCTTCTTCCAGCGATCAAGAATAA